ATCCGTATCTTTTCTGGAAGCTCCGGCCCGACAACGCGGCGTGGCAGGTCAATGAGGCGGGTTTTCGCGGGCCGATCGCGCCGATCGAGCGGCGGGACGACGAATTCCGGGTGATTTGCCTTGGCGATTCGTGCACCTTTGGCCTTGGCGAGGGCGGGGTGCCGTACGAGAACACCTACGCGGCCGTTCTCGAAAGCCTGCTCGCCGCGGATCTCGATGCGCTCGGCGATCCGCCGGGCAAACCCGATCGCTACGCAACGGCGCGCGTGCTGAATTTCGGCGTGCCCGGGTACACAAGCCTGCAAGGGCTTCGGTATTTTCAGACGTACGCGGGGCGGTTCGCGCCAAGCGTCGTCGTCGCCTACTTCGGCATCAACGACGGGTTCGAAGCGATCGGCTTTTCCGACGAGGCTCAGCCCCGGCCCGACACGCTTGCCGCGAAACGCGCGTCGAGCGGCCTTTCGCGGCTTGCGATCTACTCGGCCATGCGCACGGTGCTCGTCGACGCGCGGCGTTTGCTGGCCGCGCGATCGGGTCCGCCGCTCGAACGCGTTTCGATCGAGGCGTATCACGAGAATCTCGACAAGATCGCCTCCTACGCGCGCTCGATGAACGCGCGCGCGTTGTTCATCGCGCCGCCCTATCTGGAAGAGGACGGAACCCTGAAACAGGAGACGCACCGCATCCACGCGCCGGCGGTCGATGTGATGCCGCCCCTTCGAGCCGCGCGGGAAGCCGGCGCGGCGGTGATCTTTCCGTCGCCGGACAACGTGCACCCGACCCCCGCGGGCCACGCGGCGATCGCGCAAGCGCTGCGGGAGGCGATCGTCGGGGAATAAAGACTGGTCGAGGATTGGGCGGTGACATAGGTCCTGTGGGTCCTATAGGACCTATACATTCCTGGATCGGGATCGGGAGCGGGATGAAAAAAAGGGCCGGCGGTTGGCCGGCCCGTTCGACTTCCGCGTTCGATTTGGATTTTACGGCGTCGGAGCGCCGACGACCTGCACCATCTTGACGTAGGGCCAGAAGATCGAAATGGCGATGAAACCGGCGATGACGCCGAGGCCGAGGATGAGGAAGGGCTCGATGAGCTCGCCCATCATCGCGGTTTCGTGGTCGACGTCCTTCTGGTAGATCGCGGTGATCTGGTCGAGGACAAGCGGCAGCGTCCCCGCCTCCTCGCCGACGGCGACCATGTCCTTCACGAGCGGCGGAACGACGTCGATGGGCTGGAACGACTCGTTGAGCGTGCGTCCCTTTTCGATGCTGTCCTTCACGAACGCGAAGGCGTCCTTGAACAGCACGTTCGGCATGGTGTCGCGCACAAGATCGAGCGCGCGCGGCATGGGGAGGCC
The nucleotide sequence above comes from bacterium. Encoded proteins:
- a CDS encoding SGNH/GDSL hydrolase family protein, with the translated sequence MRRVLLAAAAVIGALFLFEIAIRFAWPRVTERGPYLRFSNPHRDQTGFERDPYLFWKLRPDNAAWQVNEAGFRGPIAPIERRDDEFRVICLGDSCTFGLGEGGVPYENTYAAVLESLLAADLDALGDPPGKPDRYATARVLNFGVPGYTSLQGLRYFQTYAGRFAPSVVVAYFGINDGFEAIGFSDEAQPRPDTLAAKRASSGLSRLAIYSAMRTVLVDARRLLAARSGPPLERVSIEAYHENLDKIASYARSMNARALFIAPPYLEEDGTLKQETHRIHAPAVDVMPPLRAAREAGAAVIFPSPDNVHPTPAGHAAIAQALREAIVGE